The Qipengyuania aurantiaca genome contains the following window.
GGCCCCTTGGCCGCGCGGGCATCGATCAGTTCGATCGCCTGCGCCTCGGTCACGTCCTCGGGCTTCACGTCCTTGGGGATCGTGGCGTTGGTAGTGCCATCCGTGACATAGGGGCCGTAGCGGCCCGGCATGACCTTGATCTCGCCGCCGCTGGTCGGGTGTTCGCCGAGCGTCTTGATCGGTTCGGCCTTGCCGCGTCCGCCGCCCTTGCGGTTGGCCGCTTCGGCGAGCAGCGAGACGGCAGCATTCATACCGGTCTCAAAGACATCGCGCGTACTGGTCAGCTTGGCGTATTTTCCGTCATGGCGCAGGTAAGGACCATAGCGGCCGATATTGGCCTCGATCTCCTTGCCCGTTTCGGGATGCGCGCCGACGATGCGCGGCAGGCTGAGCAGCTTCAACGCCCATTCGAGGTCGAAATCGTCGAGGTCCTTGGGGATGCTCGCGCGCTTGGCGTCCTTGCCCTCGCCCAGCTGGACATAGGGTCCGAAGCGGCCCGTCTTGCGCTCGACCGGGAGGCCGGTGTCCGGATCCTCGCCCATGACGCCGTCGTTCGCGCCATCGTCACCCTCGCTGCCGGGCTTGGCGAACTGGCGGGTGAACTTACATTCGGGATAATTGGCACAGGCGACAAAAGCGCCATAGCGGCCACCGCGCAGCGCGAGGCGTCCGCCTTCGCGGCCCTCGGTCTCGCATAGCGGGCAATGACGTGGGTCCTTGCCGTCGGCGCGTTCGGGAAAGAGGTAGTCGGAGAGGAAATCGTCGAGCACCTCAGTAACTTCCGAGGGCTTCTTCTCCATGATCTCTTCGGTCTTCGGCTTGAAGTCCTTCCAGAACTCGGCGAGCAGCTTCTTCCACTCCTCGCGCCCATCCGACACCGTATCGAGTTCGTCCTCCATCCCGGCGGTAAAGTCGAAGGACACGTAGCGCTCGAAGAACCGTTCGAGAAACGCCGTTAGGAGACGCCCCGATTCCTCTGCAAAAAAACGGTTTTTTTCCATCCGCACATAGTTGCGATCACGCAGCGTCTGGAGCGTCGAGGCATAGGTCGACGGCCGCCCGATGCCGAGCTCTTCCAGCCGCTTCACAAGGCTCGCTTCGCTGAAACGCGGCGGCGGTTGGGTGAAGTGCTGGTTGGCTTCGACCACCTTCTTCAGCGGGCTGTCACCCTTGTTCATATTGGGCAGCAGGCCGTCCTCATCGTCCTCCGAAGGCTCGTCGCGGCCTTCCTGGTAGACGGCGAAATAGCCGGGGAATTTCACCACCTGGCCGGTCGCGCGCAGCTCGTGCTTCCCGGTCCCGTCGCGCAGGGTGATGGTGGTGCGTTCCAGATTGGCCGAGGCCATCTGGCTCGCCATCGCGCGCTTGAAGATCAGGTCGTAGAGCTTCGCCTCGTCACCAGAGCCGGCGCGGTCCTTCCTGAAATCGGTCGGACGGATCGCCTCATGGGCCTCCTGCGCGTTCTTGGCCTTAGTCGCATAGAACCGCGGCTTGTCGGGCAGGTAATAGGCGTCGTAGCGGTCGGCGATGGCTTTGCGGCAGGCATCGATCGCGCTTGGGTCCATCTGCACACCGTCGGTACGCATATAGGTGATGTGGCCCGCCTCGTAGAGCGACTGGGCAAGGCGCATGGTGTGGCTGGCCGAATAGCCGAGCTTCCGGGCGGCTTCCTGCTGCAGCGTCGAAGTGGTGAACGGCGGCGCGGGGCTGCGCTTCAGCGGCTTGGTCTCGATTTCTTCAACTGTGAAGCGCGCATCCTCGACCGCTTTCTTCGCGGCCTTGGCGCTGCCTTCATCGCCCAGCGTCAGCTTCTGCAGCTTCTTGCCGTCGAACTTGACCAGCCGCGCGTCGAACTCGGTCCCGTCCTGCTCCAGCTTGGCAAGGACCGACCAGTATTCATCCGCCTTGAAATGCTCGATCTCGATCTCGCGGTCGACGATGAGGCGAAGCGCCACCGACTGCACGCGGCCCGCGCTCTTTGCACCCGG
Protein-coding sequences here:
- the topA gene encoding type I DNA topoisomerase, translated to MQLVIVESPAKAKTIEKYLGKDFKVLASYGHVRDLPPKDGSVRPDEDFAMDWELYRDKQSRFKEISDNAKKADRLVLATDPDREGEAISWHVRELLQKRKALPEKVDRVTFNAITKQAVTDAMKAPRELDQDLIDAYLARRALDYLYGFTLSPVLWRRLPGAKSAGRVQSVALRLIVDREIEIEHFKADEYWSVLAKLEQDGTEFDARLVKFDGKKLQKLTLGDEGSAKAAKKAVEDARFTVEEIETKPLKRSPAPPFTTSTLQQEAARKLGYSASHTMRLAQSLYEAGHITYMRTDGVQMDPSAIDACRKAIADRYDAYYLPDKPRFYATKAKNAQEAHEAIRPTDFRKDRAGSGDEAKLYDLIFKRAMASQMASANLERTTITLRDGTGKHELRATGQVVKFPGYFAVYQEGRDEPSEDDEDGLLPNMNKGDSPLKKVVEANQHFTQPPPRFSEASLVKRLEELGIGRPSTYASTLQTLRDRNYVRMEKNRFFAEESGRLLTAFLERFFERYVSFDFTAGMEDELDTVSDGREEWKKLLAEFWKDFKPKTEEIMEKKPSEVTEVLDDFLSDYLFPERADGKDPRHCPLCETEGREGGRLALRGGRYGAFVACANYPECKFTRQFAKPGSEGDDGANDGVMGEDPDTGLPVERKTGRFGPYVQLGEGKDAKRASIPKDLDDFDLEWALKLLSLPRIVGAHPETGKEIEANIGRYGPYLRHDGKYAKLTSTRDVFETGMNAAVSLLAEAANRKGGGRGKAEPIKTLGEHPTSGGEIKVMPGRYGPYVTDGTTNATIPKDVKPEDVTEAQAIELIDARAAKGPAKKKRKAPAKKAAAKKKPAAKKKAD